TTGCATATACTAGGCTATATGCTGTTGCATAATATCACACAACATACACAAACATTCCTGATATGTAGCAGACTTTGTTCAGATTAATATCTAAGAGAAAACATGGGAGGAGCTACTGCATGGCCTACCTGCAGGTGGACTTCTGTGAAAGAAAAACTAGCCCGATAAACAACATTCTGGAATTATTTAATCTCTTTAAGAAACAGGATATTTATTgagacattcaaagatggatgTGAGCACAGCTGACACTCAGTAAAAGGTATGTGACGGAAATGTAACTGAGATTTACCTAAAATCATTTCTAATTTATTGGTCTGGTACAGCAGGGTGTGTTTAGGATAAGCTGGACTAAACCATTTTAAAGCATGACTTCAGTACCAAAGTTTTAtcaaaagtatggtatttgtgtgtactgtcaTTTAGTGTGTGTTGTCATTGTAATACATAAATTTAAGGCAACTACATGAGATGCAGAAAGACTGAATGTATATCAGTTGGCTCTCGCTAACATTTGCTCAACATGGCAGTGAACTGAACAGTTTTGCATAAAGCAACATCTCGTATCCATCTCATCACGGACATTTCTATTGAATTGTTTTATAATACCATCAAACGTTTCTTAATTTGAACAGCTGTGCATCTGGCAGACACCTTTATGCAAATGGAAACTGAACCTATGACCTTACcgttgctagcaccatgcttTACCAGTTTAGCACCTGTGGGAAACTTGAGAGCATCTAATTAGGGGACAGATTTCATGTTGTGAAATGAAATATGTGTTCTGACTTTATCCTGAAAAGGAAGAAGAGCAATGGCAGAATCTTTACTAACATCACCGAAACATAAACGAAGGAGGAGACACAGTATGGAAGAACCTCCAAGTaagtcaaaataataaaataacgaaTGCATAAAGGAAGTGAGAGGGTTTTGTTTCTATTTCATGTAACCAtattccttgtatgtgcaaTCTGAGATGCTGGCATAGGCTCCAAAACCCCGCAACCTGATTTCTTGTATGTTATGTTTGAAGACCTGAAGCTGGTTGCAAAAATGCTTTGTTTTTGGAAAGCccttaattaatttaaaatacagagCTTTCTTAGCTTAAGGGTTTGTTGTAACAAGGTTTGTTCTTTTCAGACCTATCAAGTGGTTCTATGGCTGAGGAGCTTCAGTGTTCAGTGTGTCTGGATGTGTTCACTGATCCAGTCAGCACTCCATGTGGACACAACTTCTGTAAGAGCTGCCTGAACCAGTGCTGGAACAACAGTCAGGAGTGCAAATGTCCATTCTGTAATGAAACATTCAGTAAAAGACCCGACCTCAAGATCAACACAGCACTTAGACAGGTTGTACAACTCTTTCAGGAAAAGCTCACTCTGAGTAAAACTGAAGTTCTCTGTGACATCTGTGATGAAAGAAAGCTGAAAGCCCTGAAGTCCTGTCTGGTGTGTCAGACCTCTTACTGTGAAACTCATCTGGAGCCTCATCAGAGAGTCCTGAGCTTCAGGAAACACAAACTAATGGACCCTGTGAAGAATATGAAGGACTATATTTGTCAGAAACACGAGAGACCTCTGGAGCTGTTCTGTAGAGATGATcagacacgtgtgtgtgtgttttgcactGATGGAGACCACAAGACTCACAACACTGTTCCTCTAGAGGAGGAGAGTGAAGAGAAGAAGGCACAAGCAATATAATAAACTTACTTCAATGATATGGTTTTAGATATTTCAACAAGATCTTTTGTTAGAAGAAGTAAAAACAATGTTGATGTGTTTATGTGCCTGTCTGTCTCAGGCTCAGCTGATGAAACCACAGAAAGACGTGCAGCAGATGATCCAGGACAGAATCAGGAAGATTCAAGACATCAATCACTCAGCAGAACTCAGAAAAGTGAGTTGAAGATGTTCGATATTTGAAGGACAATGTTTTGTCTCATAAATAAagcatattaattaaaataaaactgtatttttcagAAAAGCACAGAGCGAGAGAAAGCAGCCAGTGTTGAACTCTTCAGTGATCTGATGCGCTCCATTGAGAGATGTCAGGCTGAGCTGCTGGAGATGATGGAGGAGAAGCAGAAAGCAGCAGAGAAACAGGATGAAAAGCTCATTCAAGAGCTGCAGCAGGAAATCACTGAGCTCAAGATGAGAAACACTGAGCTGGATCATCTCTTACACACCGAGGATCACCTCCAGCTCCTACAGGtcagtgtctctctgtctgCTCACATCACAGGACAACACTCACACTCCTCATGCTGAGGGATTTCTCCTCTCCTGCTGTACTGTAGATTGATCCATCCCTGTGCAGCCCTCCACACACCAGGAACTGGCCTGAGATCAGTATGAACACTGATGTGAGTGTGGTGACTCTGAGGAGAGCTCTGACTCAGTTGCATGAAACTCTAGACGAGAAACTCAGTCAATATGGTAAGTGAAACAAACTGTCAGAAGTGTGTTTCTTGAAAACGGAAAGATTCTTAGCTCTCAAGAGTCAAGATGTCAAATATGTGGCCAGTTTTTATGCGTTGCATTACATCATTGATATGTTTTATCCTCACCACCCTGTAAAGCCATCACAAACTCAAAAATCACCCGTCTCTCGTTCAGTGAAGAGTTGCATTGATTTTAGTCCAGCCCATTTAAAAGTTCCTTCACAGTCTGTACTTAGAGTATTAGCCTATTTACACTTGTCATTtcatgcattattttaaaattggatATTCTTAAATCGGTTATTCGATTTGCTTAAACTATTCCATTTACACTTGATCACATAAACATGTGAAAATACATTGCAGAAGTGCTGTGGTATAGCCATAACCCcttttcatctttattttttgttgttttgggaggagtaaaatttGCTTATGTGGCCtcaacaaccagatgcatttgGGTCATTCCATGTCAAATCAACTACATTTCAGAAATTTCCCTGGcgcaaatttttgattttgtcaaCATGTATGGTGacgaaagccaaaatattaaatgtcaaagATCCTGAGTAATACACTATTTTGTAGAGAGGGGTCAAAATGACAGTTTTaacctgagattcagagccaaattacagggcATAAAAATTACTGTAGAAAGATTGCAatgccattattttatttctacacagagattggtatgtctattagtaaaatctgttgtagcaatctttgttgcagtatatgccaatggtgaccattgAAAAATTGGAAAAAGCACTTTCAAGTGCCTGTAACTCAAGAggtattaaagatatcttaatgcccttttagttaacaaactttccttttggcatcttcatttttaaggccctattaTGGTTCAGTTCCAGAGACATTGGAATTTAAATATGGCTCCAGGAGTAAATCTTTAAATTGTACTGCATTCAgctgatacttttttcttttaaagatgagtgtctgaagaacaaataatgttgaaactagaacTCGTTTCCCTCTATCAAAATTATTGCATAGAACATACCTGCCTGGGTGCCATAAATATTCTTTTTCCAAAGCTTGCATGCttgtaactcaagaagtattaaaaatatctcaatattattttatattctagTTTTTAATAAACTTCTTTTGTAGTCCTCATTTTTAAGGCCTTATATGGTTCAATCCCAGAGATATGGGGAGCCCAATTTTCAATGTTTGGAATCCAAATGTTAGAGTGGCATTACATGCTGCTTTGCTAAAGTTATAGGGCATCCGATTGCATCACAATGATGATGCAGTGTTTTTCAATGTCATTTAAGTTTAACCAATAGAAGGTGGATCTCAGGTATGGTGGGCGGGTATAGTGGGTCGGTGCAATGTGATCTCATGataatttgtatgtattttacataaaatgtggtTCTACAAAACGTATATTTACTTATCTTTTTACAGAAACTAAAACGTATAACACAatgtataaaatgaataaatatggacatattttcagcattttaacATACAATACTGACGTATTGATGacacttaaaatgtaaattatttaaatatatgaacaaCTTTACAGACTTACAAATGAATccttatgaatattaaaatcacggcattcattttattattattgttttattattcagTTGTCATATCAGTGACATTATGTTTTCAATTGCATTATTAAATTAAGTTTACTCATTTACTTAGTatgaaatgataacattttgtTCTGAtctgtgtgatttctgctgccaaCTCGTTTCGAAGGTTATACAATGTTCAACAAGACTACACTTTAAAccgttaaaaagaaaaacatttctgcAATGGTTTAACCATTACTTATCATGTAATATGTACTTTCTTTGTCATGGGACACAAAAGGGTGTTTTCTTCGATGTGCTGTGACTGACAATAGAACCATAAAATATGCAACATAATTACAAAAGTaatcaattttatttgtgcattgtAATCCCAATCTTCAGAATCCATACGACTGCAAGGAACAGACCCAAACTCAAGCCTTTATTCAGGGATCTTGTCCTGTAGGTGGGGGAAACCAATCTGAGGAAGCTCATGATTTCTATCATGGATTTACATGTGATGGTCATGCTTTGCAACTcttttgaccattaatcttggtTACTTGCCCTAAAATTGACAATCTCCTTCCTGAGTTGGGATTATCATAGTGTTCTTTTGTGtcaatgttgcaagctgttctgtaAAAGAGTtggttggttaggcttgcttcAGACTGGCTGGCGCTAGGATCTGATTAACGAACATCCTGTTGTCTTGGGCCTCTTTGTGGAATTTGGCTTCTCGTGTTTcaatgttctgatcgaatcttaaattgtctgattAGCTCTGATACCCTACAACTGGTACAGTAAAGAACATCATCAGAGACAAACACGTCTCAAAGAAAACATCTCTGGTACACACAGCTATGTAAATAACTAATAATCTTGTTTGTCTCTACAGTTTTGTGGAGGATGCAGCAGCATGCAGGTAATGTGTCTGTTCATAAACATACAAGATTTTTCTATTGCAAAGATGTGATTCATATTCTCTGATTTCTCTCACAGTGGTTGTGACTCTGGATCCTGATACAGCTTATCCAAATCTCATCCTGTCTGATGATAGGAAGCAAGTGAGACATGGAGACATTAATCATGACTTCCCAGATAACCCAGAGAGGTTTGATAATGGTGCCTGTGTCCTGGGAAAAGAGGGATTGTCCTCAGGAAGGTTTTATTTTGAGGTGCAGGTAATGGGAAAGACTGGCTGGATTTTAGGAGTGGCCAGAGAATCTATTAACAGGAAGGGAAAGATCACAGTGAGTCCTCAGAATGGATACTGGACTGTGGGTCTGTGGAATGGGAATGAATATTGGGCCTGTGCTGATCCCTGTATCCAATTGTCTCTGAGAGTGAAACCACAGAAGGTGGGGGTGTTTGTGGATTATGAGGAGGGTCTGGTCTCTTTTTATGATGTGGAGTCCAAATCTCATATCTACTCCTTCACTGGTCAGTCTTTCATTGAGAAACTCTATCCTTTCTTCAGTCCATTTCCTAATGATAGAGGTAAAAATTCAGCACCGATGATCATCTCACCtgttaattacaatgaatgatTTTAAACCCAAGTTATGAAATACacaatgaaaatgaagaattgtAGATATACAAATCTtaagagtgtatatatatatatatataattttatatattttttttaaataatattgtaaaataataaaaagtcataTTGCATTTTTCCATTGCAGCTTTGCAGATCTGCTGTGAGCTATctatattatattgtaaaattttacataaaataaaaaggtaaacatTTGCTCAGTTTAAGCTTGTCCTATACATTTATGCAGAATAACTGTATCACTAAGTGCActcataaatgacaaaaaattacTGCTTGTAATGATTGAGTCCACTGAAGGCGAGCGTAGtgagaacccaagtgcagtttatttacaaagtGTAATTCAAACATCCAAACATAATTCAAACAAAGacagacttgacttgacttgacttgacttgacatgaaCAGACTTAACTCACCAACAGCAGATTACAACTTCTGGAGTGGAGCGGAGGTGGAActgggggagggatggagggccaggccCTTGAAGGGGAACAGGACCTGGAGCAGGGAGCCATGGTGAAGCAGGCAGAGCAGGCAATTCATGGACGGCCTCCgtggccgtgacaggacagacagTGAATTCATGAGCGGCCTctgtgacaggacagacagTGAGTTCATGAACGGCCTCTGCGGCCATGTTGaaacaggacgagagttcatagATGGCCTTCGTGGCCGGTTCAGGGCAGGACAATAGTTCATAGGCTGTGACATGAGCAGACGAAAGTTCCTTATTGGCCTTCTCGGCCGGAACAGACAGTTCACGGAAATCGTCTCTGGGCGCTACCACCGCACAAGGAACTGAGGCAACTACCGCCAtctcgggaggttctgcagcctGTGCTGCCATCTCTGTAGAGACTGCAGCGGACACCATGGCCTCTGGGAGCACAGCAGTGGGCACTGCTACCTCGAGAGGTTCCGCAGCATAAGCAGCCACCTCTGGAGATGTTGTAGCTGGCGCCGCCACCTCTAGCAAATGGTGGCCATTTTCCAAAGAGACTCTTGAGTGGCGGCCATCTTTAAACGAAGCTCTTGAATTCCCCCCACATGGGAAGTGCTGCAGACAGGGGAATGAGTTCCTGAGCAGGAGGACTAGAGTGATTAGGTTTGGGTATACCAGctgcgcgtgcagacaccagtgGTCTATCCCTCACACTAGATACCAGACTGGGATACCGAGGGACTGACCTTGAATATCTGGGTGCAACAGACAGGGAGTGACAGGACTCTGGATGAATAGATGAGACTTGACgggactctggacgatcaggtgtgacgtgacgagactctggacgatcagctgtgacgtgacgagactctggacaatcagctgtgacgtgacgtgactctggcagatcagctgtgacgtggcGTGACTCTGgcagatcagctgtgacgtgtcGAGACTCTGGATGAACAGTTGTGACATGACGTGACTCCGgcagatcagctgtgacgtaaCTCGACTCTGgcagatcagctgtgacgtgactctgcgtatatgcgttttgaggcagattttcctgataaggccgaaatgagcttgaattattctgccatttttgatcgtacagataagagcaatacaccatttgaatctgtaaggggtctacttttatttgtatacactcataataacaactaaactttgtgcttttgaagaataaagaaaacaaacagggtgcgctctttGTCTTCTCTGTCTCCgcaaactgctttttgaaacatgtcactaaaatgaactataactcagcaaatacttcacacagagacacgagaaatatatctatagaaagcttgagatgtctactgttaaatgaagtaaaacaaatatgttttaccgaaaacaaatattctgtgataaagtaatccgtatgaaaccaaggacatgtccagtttttccatctggtctcattatctctaattaggtcacgcccaagcactgctcgcgctattgttattacaaatctccacaCGCGACAtgcggcatgtaaacgcccacaccaccgtaaacaaagcagcaatgcgttcatctcggatacttttcagttttggaagaacacgctgtgaggaataagccttgtatttacctcagaaacgcgctgagaggaaaaagccttgtatttaccgcCAGAAGAcgcactgagaggaaaaagctttgtttacctcacaaaccgaacgtgagcgcagctggagccggcggaggaggagatcTTTTATactgagtaagtaatgtttcttattggcattcgataatgtgttgttgtgacaaagttgaacgcatttactaAGTGAACTtgtcccaaactataactccagaataaaatgtgtgaaatcgagtgcaacattttgaaatatgataggcaacctttcattgcatttaaatgttgcacgacgtgaggatagttatacaggtgctggtcatgtaattagaatatcatcaaaaagttgatttatttcactaattccattcaaaaagtgaaacttgtatattatattcattcattacacaaagactgatatatttcaaatggttatttcttttaattttgatgattataactgacaactaaggaaaatcccaaattcagtatctcagaaaattagaatattacttaagaccaagaaaggatttttagaaatatgaacatgaaaagtatgagcatgtacagcactcaatacttagttggggctccttttgcctgaattactgcagcaatgcggcgtggcatggagtcgatcagtctgtggcactgctcaggtgttatgagagcccaggttgctctgatagtggccttcagctcttctgcattgttgggtctggcatatcgcatcttcctcttcacaataccccatagattttctatggggttaaggtcaggtgagtttgctggccaattaagaacagggataccatggtccttaaaccagatactggttgctttggcactgtgtgcaggtgccaagtcctgttggaaaatgaaatctgcatctccataaagttggtcagcagcaggaagcatgaagtgctctaaaacttcctggtatacggctgcgttgaccttggacctcagaaaacacagtggaccaacaccagcagatgacatggcaccccaaaccatcactgactgtggaaactttacactggacctcaagcaacgtggattgtgtgcctctcctctctttctccagactctgggaccctgatttccaaaggaaatgcaaaatttactttcatcagagaacataactttggaccactcagcagcagtccagtcctttttgtctttagcccaggcgagatgctgtctgttgttcaagagtggcttgacacaagaaatgcgacagctgaaacccatgtcttgcatatgtctgtgcgtagtggttcttgaagcactgactccagctgcagtccgctctttgtgaatctcccccacatttttaaTGGCTTTTGTTCCACAATcttctccagggtgcggttatccctattgcttgtacacttttttctaccacatcttttccttcccttcacctctctattaatgtgcttggacacagagctctgtgaacagccagcttcttttgcaatgaccttttgtgtgtTGCcatccttgtgcaacgtgtcaatggttgtctgttggacaactgtcaagtcagcagtcttccccatgattgtgtaactttttgatgatattctaattatatgaccagcacctgtatgttctataaacaatgatataaaagtaatgtctaagaaagttcaGACCAAtgtttactgtgaagtagcctactctgtttgcaaacacctgctcaaacatgtttataataagcttaacaataatttagtttctcagttataaaatgttgtttttgtattgtatgataatacatgcaaagcatgtgtgcatctatgttataaaatcacgtgggcaatattggtgattgctaatgtaataatagtTGCTCGtgataagcctatcaacatgctcactaatttatttattttattttattgtgtgtgtgtgtatgtgggggtgctttatttatttattttgaatagtaacaatatgtaggcctatatattataataaatataatgtctgttttgtcttttctcatgcagtttctgctgtcccccattttcctgggttccagtttcctgccattgttttggatattttggatattgcacccatgatgtcttgactcttctgttgtttatttgtttgtttgttcctaataaactgtttaactgcactcgcaagtgaatctcaagttattgtatgtgatagttatatgtatacacatttcttttttcctcacattctttcttgtaactcttctctctcagtcacatacctgactcaatggctcattatggagctcattatgctcattatttgtcttctcaggtgtgagtcacagcattatccaggatagttcacgccctctcgcatagaccctttctactcaaaagtgacttagaaaatgtaaatcaatatatcgttttctctgaatgagtgagttagattattttcagatcattttgaagcaaatattccaggctacaagatccagttctcaaaagtcttgtgaacaaatgttctgtatgtgttttatggccttatttcagttactttaaaattttagtttttttctaaccacgcataaacgttgttttctcaaaaacacaatcacgtacgtacatgctgctcacatattattgtagcccagtttgtgatgaatacagtgtttttagactttagccattaaaatgtttataagcaactgaaaaaagcacaaatatcagagcatgtcaaaacttctccggggccccaaaacaccctcagaccccagagggttaattaGTCCCCAACCCTGTGTTATTAATTATCTCATTTCCCCAAGTATTCTTAAGTCCTGTGTTCGGTCTTATGTTGTCATTGCGATTGTCATGTATGTGAATGTCTGTAGATGTCAGTGCAATTTCTGTAATGTTAATAAAGTCTGTTGCTCCGAAGCTCCTACGTCTCCGCATTTTCCTGGCTCCCACGACTACGTGACAAAAGTAAGCAAATAAAaggtattttgtttttgttgtttaatgaCTAACATACAATAATACAATCTATAAAACTACAAAGTCAGTGAGAGCTTCAGCGAAAATGCAACTAATGAACAACAGTCTTCAAAAACGCTAtctctaaataataataataatattaataaccatcaTCATTCTGAGACACATTTGAACACAGCTGATATTGACTCACTGGTTATGGAAAATTGTGTTTCTAATATTAGTTGCCTGGTTTAGTAGAGTGTATGTCTAATTCAAAAGAACTGGGCAATACCAAATTACAGCACAAGTTAAATGCTATTAGTTTGTTTACTAAGAAATGTattgaaagtgttttatttagtttgataATCAAGCACAGTTTCTtgttttattatcattaaaacacaaaactctGGAAACAGGAAGTAATAACTACAGACAGAGCATAGTGTAAACTGCACATCTTAAATTAGATAAGAAAATTCCATCAATCAAATATGTTAATTATGTTGGCCATTTGTGAATTTCTGGCCTTAATATATTAACTGAATTCattataaatagtaaaaatatgtagttggatattatatagcctatataatattataagGAGATTGGCTTTGATTacatgatttgaaaaaaaaaaacctgaggGCAACAAAGTAGGGGGCAGATTTCATGGTgtgaaattaaatatgttttgacatttttctaaaaaggaAGAAGAGTAATGGCAGAATCTTTACCAccaatgcaaacaaacaggATCCAGAGTATGACTATACCTCAATGTAAGTCAATAACCCCCTAAAAATcaaagaaaactcaaaaattacattttctctATATATCAAATATTCCAGTCGCTGAATTTGATTTGCTGAGCAGAATTCCAAGACCATGCATTAATAATGGTCTTTAGGGATTTTTCAGGGATTttcagtaggtggcagcaagtaaTCATCAGTTTAGTCAACAGATTTGTCCATTAGCAAAAgttctgcgcagaaccgataaCCAATGATCTCAGCAAGGTACAAACGGTTTAGAAATGCTGTTTGCCTTTGCTTATGTACATTACTAAACTATTACAAGAAGAGTAACTACAGCTGCCAACTCTTGTCTATGTTAAATGGAGACATTTGGCATCTCAAACAAGTCTATTCACTTCACATCAAAAAGGCAGCTGTTCCATGACAGTTAAGCTAAAAATAAAGATGTCATCTAAAAGTTGCAGTTGTCCGTTTGAGTGTAAATGTGCATCTTTGATCAACTTTTTccacttttgatgttatttctagcaATAAGTTAGTACTGTATCAtactaattaaatatttgtttagttatcaccaaaacttgctctattttgttgtagatcattaaTATTCTGCTGCCCAAGAAGCCTATATGAAATCAGTTTTGGGAGGTAGGCTACTTTTGAGCACAAATGCCACAGCTCTTCTGTGGCTTTGTTTAGAACAATTTTCGTTGGCAaagcaaaagaagaaaaataactaGCTATATTGTATCTAAAATATATGTTACttaatattaacataatatTTAGGAACATTAGTGCTCTATTTAACAAGTGCAGATGTGAACAGCAAGTGATATATTTTCATCATTGAACTTCAAGAAACACAAACTGATGGACCCTGTGGAGAATAAAAGGGACTATATATGCCAGAAACACCAGAGACCTCTGGAGCTGTTCTGTAGAGATGATCagacgtatgtgtgtgtgttctgcacTGATGGAGACCACAAGACTCACAACACTGTTTCTCTAGAGGAGGAGAGTAAAGCGAAGAAAGCATCAGATACTGACAACATTAAAACTTACTTTAATTACCTGGTTTTAATGGGGACATccagatgcccattttccacaagttggtatgattctttcAGGTCttcatgaaaagtctataacatactttggttaaaatttctcaatggtagtgtagggagttaaattatttcctttatgaaaataACTCCTCGTGAAGCCAAAACTTAGAAACtcttacaatgcaaatgtcatgccGCAAGACAATAAACTCTCTAATCAGACAAGAAGATCTGAGAGAAAGACCATTTGGTCCACTCACCCATCCTTCCACCCTGGGCTCATGGTACTGGTCACTGAAAGAACTCAAGTTGCTActcttacataaatatttactatatcttaagaattaatgatcttaaccctttcatgtttggtatcattttaaaggtctcgatgggtaaactggtctcaatttcacagtagtcacttatattatgggaaatactggaaacttaagtgaattctgtacctctgttgtgggcagtctcctttcaaaacctgataaacattgctctacaggtgtgaccatttggggcacgagaacagctcctactgaggcttctcatcccccatacacagatctaatctgttttgggacagagaataaatgtttatgggccttttgttctggtagtatttaagggaaatattgttatatttgacttattctgatctcctctgaaataattttttccagTAGATTAGAGTTGTAGTCTAGTGTTTCCACAAATCTGCGTCCAGGATACTTAAGTACCAATgttcacggaattttcggcgattccgtgatgccaccacagattcgaaggttaattaagtccgtgaacattacacggaattctgtgagatcatgttgaatGAAGCGGGGGCTCGTCATTAGGGATCTTCTgatttctgtctgtcactgacttaacaagttacagttttcgtgattatagaaaaaatacactttttattatgtgCTAGCAGGGTGCAGCCTATTTAAAGGTATTATAGTCACCCTGTATCCTCTGAGTAAGATCAACTGGCGAGTTTGTGCCGTGCGTTCGCAGTTGGCCAGTGAATTGCTAAGCGATACTAGGTCGCTAATGAACGAagaattgaaagtatgggattttcggaataatcaaatatctaagttaatgtacaatcgatatctgtgatcagtttaattataaatattatctaagtttaatgatcacttgaaattggagtcagatcaagcacggagctagactaaaattgaaactaaatctaGATAAACTC
The sequence above is a segment of the Onychostoma macrolepis isolate SWU-2019 chromosome 07, ASM1243209v1, whole genome shotgun sequence genome. Coding sequences within it:
- the LOC131543813 gene encoding E3 ubiquitin-protein ligase TRIM39-like isoform X1; translation: MAESLLTSPKHKRRRRHSMEEPPNLSSGSMAEELQCSVCLDVFTDPVSTPCGHNFCKSCLNQCWNNSQECKCPFCNETFSKRPDLKINTALRQVVQLFQEKLTLSKTEVLCDICDERKLKALKSCLVCQTSYCETHLEPHQRVLSFRKHKLMDPVKNMKDYICQKHERPLELFCRDDQTRVCVFCTDGDHKTHNTVPLEEESEEKKAQLMKPQKDVQQMIQDRIRKIQDINHSAELRKKSTEREKAASVELFSDLMRSIERCQAELLEMMEEKQKAAEKQDEKLIQELQQEITELKMRNTELDHLLHTEDHLQLLQIDPSLCSPPHTRNWPEISMNTDVSVVTLRRALTQLHETLDEKLSQYVLWRMQQHAVVVTLDPDTAYPNLILSDDRKQVRHGDINHDFPDNPERFDNGACVLGKEGLSSGRFYFEVQVMGKTGWILGVARESINRKGKITVSPQNGYWTVGLWNGNEYWACADPCIQLSLRVKPQKVGVFVDYEEGLVSFYDVESKSHIYSFTGQSFIEKLYPFFSPFPNDRGKNSAPMIISPVNYNE
- the LOC131543813 gene encoding E3 ubiquitin-protein ligase TRIM39-like isoform X2, coding for MAESLLTSPKHKRRRRHSMEEPPNLSSGSMAEELQCSVCLDVFTDPVSTPCGHNFCKSCLNQCWNNSQECKCPFCNETFSKRPDLKINTALRQVVQLFQEKLTLSKTEVLCDICDERKLKALKSCLVCQTSYCETHLEPHQRVLSFRKHKLMDPVKNMKDYICQKHERPLELFCRDDQTRVCVFCTDGDHKTHNTVPLEEESEEKKAQLMKPQKDVQQMIQDRIRKIQDINHSAELRKRCQAELLEMMEEKQKAAEKQDEKLIQELQQEITELKMRNTELDHLLHTEDHLQLLQIDPSLCSPPHTRNWPEISMNTDVSVVTLRRALTQLHETLDEKLSQYVYANVLWRMQQHAVVVTLDPDTAYPNLILSDDRKQVRHGDINHDFPDNPERFDNGACVLGKEGLSSGRFYFEVQVMGKTGWILGVARESINRKGKITVSPQNGYWTVGLWNGNEYWACADPCIQLSLRVKPQKVGVFVDYEEGLVSFYDVESKSHIYSFTGQSFIEKLYPFFSPFPNDRGKNSAPMIISPVNYNE